ATACCTATCCATAACTGTGTTGTCACATGTCTAAATCCATAACGCTTACAAACTGCACACTGACCAACACAGTGGGGCTGTAAGCGCCGGTGGGCCTCCTATAGCTCCAGTCTATAGTGAACAAGCTAGTCATAACAcataaaaattataataatgtgTTACAAACTGCACACTGACCAAAATGGCGGGACTGTGAGCGTCAGGGGCCTTCCTGTAGCTCCAGTCTATAGTAAACAAGCCAGTCATTAcacatcataataataataataatgataataataataataaacccaTCAGAGCTCCTCTGCTGCTATGTCCTATATGAAGAGAGCACTCGGCATCAGGTATCTCTCGGATCCAGGTTCCCCTCCCCCACATTAACTCCAGGTTACAAGGATCCACTGATCTCCTGCCCATCTGTCTGACCCAGACACCCGGCTCATACCTGTGTATGTTGTGGTTTGCAGTGCAATTATCGGCCGCTCCACTAAAGATTTCAAGACCTGCTTGTTCAGCTTTATCAAATTCATGCCACTTGTAAGTGTGTTTTTATCTATTTTGTCAAATCTCATCAGTCGTTTATGAGTTGCTGATTCAGAGTTACTTCTCTTCAGACAGTTGGAAGTCTTGTGGTCGTTTGATAGGATGTGCTACTGAGGCCATGTTCACTGGCTGTCatttcttatatatatatatattatcagAGGGGGCCTGATATTTACACCATAATATTGATACTAATACATTTATAACGGTTCAACACATCATTTTTCTAACAAAATAACTGCATGATTACTAAATAGTCTTAGATAAAGGCTACACTAAACATGGAAAATGTAGCATATGCATTTGATGTAAAAGGCTTGTGGATACATTTGTCTGCTGAATAGTTTCATTGCTGCATGCTCCAAATCACTGGTTGCTCTGCATGGCAACCTTGGCAACAAATGCGCAAATGAAATTCAGTTGCACGGCGCACATCCAGATTTGATCACAAGACGTTTGGAAAACGGTATTCAGGAGACATATATTGGGATTTGGAGCCATgaggtgcttgtttgtgtgacaGATTGCCCTGGTGAACAACTTCCTGAAGCTGGGTCTGAACAAGCTGAAGCTCAGGTTTCGAGAGAAGCTCACCAAGCACCTGTATGACGAGTACCTAAAGTAAGCCCCGCCTCCACACAACCGCCTGGAGAACCGCTGTCTTTAAAGTACCATGAGGGTATTTGACACAATATCACTTTTTACAGGATTCGCTGTATTTCAAGTCTTTAATGGAGTATTTGGCTGTTACTGCTTTAGGGGCTACACGTATTACAAGATGGGCAACTTGGATAACCGCATAGCCAACGCTGACCAGCTTCTCACACAAGATGTGGAGAAGTTCTGCAACAGTGTGGTGGACCTGTACTCCAACCTCTCCAAGGTAGCCCTGAATTACCATCAGAACCGCTGGTTCTTCATCTTCTGCTGGTACTATACGCAccatttgtatgtcgctttggatgaaagcatctgctaaaatgaATGAAATGCAGCCAACTCCATCATTTGTTAAGAGCTGTTTTTCCACCATCGATCACACACGATCCTCATCACACAGTATCcatttcttcctccttctccttcagccCCTCCTGGATATCGGCCTGTACATCTTCAAGCTAACCAGTGCCATCGGTGCGCAGGTCAGTGTAACATCCCATACCACACAGTGTGACCCCAGGAACATTCCAGTAGCTTTGTGAGAGTGACTGAACGAACGTGCGAGCGTAATGCCAGGGGAGATGGGGTTGAGTGACTGGGAGTGAGAGATGCTTTGCTGAAGCAACAGTTACAAACCCAACATTGAGCTATCTTACGTAATGGGAAATGTAGCAATACTTTCATTTTGAAACTTTATGAAACAATGGCAGGACAAATTAGCCTATGGCGGGACGCCCCGGTTAAGACAATGAATGGGAAACACTGGACATACACCTGCGTGTTTGGCAATAACATGCTCTGACCCCTCAGGGCCCAGCCAGCATGATGGCCTACCTGCTGGTCTCAGGCCTGTTCCTGACCAGACTGAGGAGGCCCATTGGGAAGATGACCGTCACCGAGCAGCGCTTTGAGGGGGAGTACCGATACGTCAACTCCCGCCTCATCACCAACAGGTAACCCTTTCTACACCGTGACTGccacggggggggaggggggggggggaatagcaCAAAGCAAAACATAGTTGGGTTGTGTCAAATAAACATCTTTGTTTCGTTCCAGTGAAGAGATAGCCTTCTACAATGGCAACTTGAGGGAGAAACAGACCATTCACGCGACATTCAACAAACTGGTTTGTACATTTTCAAATGTGGTCACGAACAGTCCACAGCAAGGTACAGAGGAGGGGCTGAACGTGCGGGGAGCGATGTCTGGAAGCTCACCTGTTCTCCTCCCCAGGTCGACCACCTGCACAACTTCATCTTCTTCCGTTTCTCCATGGGCTTTGTGGACAGCTTGATCGCCaagtgtaagcgtgtgtgtgtgtgtgtgtgtgtaggagtgtatgGCGTCATAAAGTTAACAGACTGCATGTGTCATtatgggagtgtgtttgtgaagggTATATGCCTTCAAGATCtgaattgtaatttaaaaatgccccccccccccattgctgAGTCAGTGTGCTGACCtttgccccctcacccccagaccTGGCCACAGTGGTGGGCTACCTGGTGGTGAGCCGGCCCTTCCTCAACCCGTCCGACACCCGTCACCTGACCAGCACACACTCGGAGCTCCTGGAGGTGAGACCACCAgagataacctgtgtgtgtgtgtgtgtgtgtgtgctctgtaggACTACTACCAGAgataacctgtgtgtctgctctgtagGACTACTACTACTAgagataacctgtgtgtgtgctctgtaggACTACTACCAgagataacctgtgtgtgtgtgctctgtaggACTACTACCAGAGAtaacctgtgtatgtgtgctctgTAGGACTACTACCAGAgataacctgtgtgtctgctctgtagGACTACTACTACCAGAgataacctgtgtgtttgtgctctgtAGGACTACTACCAGAgataacctgtgtgtttgtgctctgtAGGACTACTACTACCAgagataacctgtgtgtgtgtgctctgtaggACTACTACTACCAGAgataacctgtgtgtttgtgctctgtAGGACTACTACTACCAGAgataacctgtgtgtttgtgctctgtAGGACTACTACTACCAGAgataacctgtgtgtttgtgctctgtAGGACTACTACTACCAGAgataacctgtgtgtttgtgctctgtAGGACTACTACCAGAgataacctgtgtgtctgctctgtagGACTACTACCAgagataacctgtgtgtgtgtgctctgtaggACTACTACTACCAgagataacctgtgtgtgtgtgctctgtaggACTACTACTACCAGAgataacctgtgtgtttgtgctctgtAGGACTACTACTACCAGAgataacctgtgtgtttgtgctctgtAGGACTACTACCAGAgataacctgtgtgtttgtgctctgtAGGACTACTACTACCAGAgataacctgtgtgtttgtgctctgtAGGACTACTACTACCAgagataacctgtgtgtgtgtgctctgtaggACTACTACCAGAGCGGCAGGATGCTGCTCAGGATGTCACAGGCTCTTGGGAGGATTGTATTGGCCGGCCGCGAGATGTCCCGCCTCTCAGGGTACCACCTCTGCTCCAATGatcacatttacattcattcagcagaatcttttatccaaagcgaagtGCAAATAATGCACATGGAAATATGAATGGTGTAAATCTAGTATATCAGTTGTATATATCTAGTACTTGAGTTTGATATCTAGTTTGGATTTGTAAATCTAGTACATCACGTCTCTTGCAGGTTCACCTCTCGTATCACAGAGCTGATGAAGGTCCTTAAAGAATTGAATTCTGGGACGTACGAGCGCACCATGGTCAACCAGCCCAACAACGGTAAACAAACAGACTCTGGGGTCATGTCCAGACAAGGTCCAGAGGGTCAGAGGTTAACTTATGTTGAGGTAGTGACTGGGGTCGTGTCAGAATTTAACCTGTGTTGTTCATGTTCCTAGGAGAACTGGAGGCTGAAGAAAAGGTCACCTTGATCCCTGGAGGTGGACAGATCGTCAACATGGACAACATCATCAAGTGAGTTGGAATTCAAATATTAACTATTCAAGGAAATGTCTAACTATGTTTCCCTCCACTGA
The sequence above is drawn from the Osmerus eperlanus chromosome 15, fOsmEpe2.1, whole genome shotgun sequence genome and encodes:
- the abcd3a gene encoding ATP-binding cassette sub-family D member 3a isoform X1, whose translation is MAAVSKYLTAKNSSIAGGVLLVLYILKQRRRAAKLKGKKGSSEVLLNNEKDSKKDRAAVDKDFILRIFRILRIMVPRFFCKETGYLLLIAAMLVTRTYCDVWMIQNGTMIESAIIGRSTKDFKTCLFSFIKFMPLIALVNNFLKLGLNKLKLRFREKLTKHLYDEYLKGYTYYKMGNLDNRIANADQLLTQDVEKFCNSVVDLYSNLSKPLLDIGLYIFKLTSAIGAQGPASMMAYLLVSGLFLTRLRRPIGKMTVTEQRFEGEYRYVNSRLITNSEEIAFYNGNLREKQTIHATFNKLVDHLHNFIFFRFSMGFVDSLIAKYLATVVGYLVVSRPFLNPSDTRHLTSTHSELLEDYYQSGRMLLRMSQALGRIVLAGREMSRLSGFTSRITELMKVLKELNSGTYERTMVNQPNNGELEAEEKVTLIPGGGQIVNMDNIIKFEHTPLATPNGDVLIKDLNFEVRSGTNVLVCGPNGCGKSSLFRVLGELWPLFGGQLTKPERGKLFYVPQRPYMTLGTLRDQVIYPDTYDDQKRKGISDLVLKEYLDNVQLGHILDREASWDTVQDWMDVLSGGEKQRMAMARLFYHKPQFAILDECTSAVSVDVEDYIYSHCRTVGISLFTVSHRKSLWKHHEYYLHMDGRGNYEFKPITEETVEFGS